A genomic stretch from Pochonia chlamydosporia 170 chromosome 4, whole genome shotgun sequence includes:
- a CDS encoding serine palmitoyltransferase 2 (similar to Aspergillus terreus NIH2624 XP_001212205.1) — protein MSSSEKTGERRPSTSKGNRISQFFSSSPKSKDHTSAQQALLAMQQQQQQQPAVVQQQQIQANGLPAGISPPSTSLPIISLSTAVAGDHNSSEPPTTTLFRPKSAEEMERKRRADSQFGPLCHSSHLYVSKSHGVPLEPPIEDEPPYYFLLTTYISYLLLILVGHICDFFGKRFGDKKHYDSLKVQNGYAPLNDDFDSFYTRRLKMRLDDCFARPTIGVPGRYITLMDRKSSDNNRSYQYTGTYTETLNMSSYNYLGFAQSEGPCADAVEECVKRYGVTTSSPRGDAGTTDLALEVEREVASFVGKPDAMVFSMGYVTNASSFPALASKGCLIISDELNHASIRIGARLSGAVIQSFKHNDMNDLERVLRENISQGQPRTHRPWKKILVVVEGLYSMEGTMCDLPGILSLKKKYKFYLFVDEAHSIGALGPRGRGVCDYFGIDPSEVDILMGTLTKSFGANGGYIAAEKHIIDKLRSTNASTQYGESPAPCVLMQILASLKLITGELCPGQGEERLQRIAFNSRYLRLGLKRLGYIVYGHDDSPIIPIMLYNPGKMPAFSREMLKRKISVVVVGYPATPLISSRARFCVSAAHNKDDLDRLLAACDEVADVIQLKFSTGVAGGLEPLPAGVDVTPDEEKEWRRVNGIPLNPPRWTVEDITRCGVRDAKRPLR, from the coding sequence ATGTCATCATCCGAAAAGACGGGCGAAAGACGTCCCTCCACCTCGAAAGGAAACCGCATCAGCCAATTCTTTTCCTCGAgccccaagtccaaggacCATACCTCGGCCCAGCAGGCGCTGCTCgccatgcagcagcaacagcagcagcaaccgGCTGTGGTCCAACAACAGCAGATTCAGGCCAACGGCTTGCCAGCCGGCATctcgcctccatcaacttctctccCTATAATCTCCTTGTCTACCGCTGTCGCGGGCGACCACAACAGCTCTGAGCCACCAACCACGACGCTGTTCCGACCCAAGTCTGCTGAGGAaatggagagaaagagacGAGCCGATTCTCAGTTTGGTCCCCTCTGCCATTCAAGCCATCTCTATGTCAGCAAGTCGCATGGTGTGCCTCTGGAACCGCCGATCGAAGACGAGCCTCCATATTACTTCCTTCTCACGACCTACATTAGCTATCTACTTCTTATCCTCGTGGGTCATATTTGCGACTTCTTCGGCAAGAGGTTCGGAGACAAGAAACATTACGACTCTCTGAAAGTACAGAATGGCTATGCTCCTCTGAATGATGACTTCGACAGCTTTTACACCAGACGATTGAAGATGAGACTGGACGATTGCTTTGCCCGGCCAACCATCGGTGTCCCTGGACGATACATTACCCTGATGGACCGCAAGTCCAGCGACAACAATCGGTCCTATCAGTACACTGGTACCTATACCGAGACTCTGAACATGAGCTCTTACAATTACTTGGGATTTGCCCAATCCGAAGGGCCCTGTGCCGATGCTGTCGAGGAGTGTGTAAAGCGATATGGCGTTACCACTAGCAGCCCCCGTGGCGATGCTGGCACCACTGATTTGGCACTCGAGGTTGAACGGGAGGTTGCTTCATTTGTTGGCAAACCCGATGCGATGGTTTTCTCCATGGGTTACGTAACCAATGCCAGCTCGTTCCCAGCCCTCGCCTCCAAGGGttgcctcatcatctctgACGAATTGAATCACGCTTCGATTCGTATCGGAGCCCGTCTTTCCGGTGCTGTCATTCAATCCTTCAAACACAATGACATGAATGACTTGGAAAGAGTTCTGCGAGAAAATATCTCCCAGGGTCAGCCTCGTACTCACCGCCCGTGGAAAAAGAttctggttgttgttgaaggctTGTACTCCATGGAAGGCACCATGTGTGATCTGCCAGGCATCCTGTCCCTCAAGAAGAAGTACAAGTTTTATctttttgttgatgaggccCACTCTATTGGTGCTTTGGGACCTCGTGGCCGTGGCGTTTGTGACTACTTTGGCATTGATCCTTCAGAAGTCGATATTCTGATGGGCACGCTGACCAAATCTTTTGGTGCCAATGGCGGCTATATTGCCGCTGAGAAGCACATTATCGACAAATTGAGAAGCACGAATGCATCCACCCAGTATGGAGAGTCCCCTGCTCCATGTGTCCTGATGCAGATTCTGGCGTCTTTGAAGCTCATCACGGGTGAACTGTGCCCTGGACAAGGCGAAGAACGTTTGCAGCGCATTGCCTTTAACTCCCGTTACCTTCGACTTGGTCTCAAGCGTCTTGGCTATATTGTTTATGGACATGATGATTCGCCTATTATCCCAATCATGCTTTACAACCCTGGAAAGATGCCAGCTTTCAGCCGCGAAATGCTAAAACGCAAGATTTCCGTGGTTGTGGTCGGATACCCTGCTACACCCCTAATCAGCTCCCGTGCTCGATTCTGTGTCTCCGCAGCCCACAACAAGGACGACTTGGACAGACTTTTGGCTGCCTGCGACGAAGTAGCAGATGTGATTCAACTGAAGTTCTCTActggtgttgctggaggCCTTGAACCTCTCCCTGCGGGCGTCGACGTCACCCCTGACGAAGAGAAGGAATGGAGACGGGTCAACGGCATCCCCCTCAATCCTCCTCGCTGGACAGTGGAAGACATCACGCGTTGCGGTGTCCGCGACGCCAAGCGCCCCTTGAGGTAA